In one window of Hevea brasiliensis isolate MT/VB/25A 57/8 chromosome 10, ASM3005281v1, whole genome shotgun sequence DNA:
- the LOC110636478 gene encoding uncharacterized protein LOC110636478, giving the protein MPLCWTVFDKDKLIGPDLVRQTEEKVKIIKDSLKAASDRQKSYVDLKRKDIEYDFGDKVFLKVSPWKKVFRIGKKGKWSLRFIDPYKIIKRMGPIVYRLALPSELDKIHNIFLVSMLRRYKSDPSHILLAETIDI; this is encoded by the coding sequence atgcCTTTGTGTTGGACTGTGTTTGATAAAGATAAGTTAATAGGACCAGACTTGGTgagacaaactgaggagaaagtaaagatcaTCAAAGATAGTTTGAAagctgcctcagatagacagaagtcttatgtagATTTGAAGAGAAAAGATATTGAGTACGATTTTGGCGATAAAGTCTTCttaaaggtgtcaccatggaagaaggtgttCAGAATTGGGAAGAAGGGTAAGTGGAGCCTTAGGTTTATTGATCCATACAAGATCATTAAACGTATGGGTCCAATAGTCTATAGGCTAGCATTACcatcagagctggacaagattcacaatataTTTCTTGTCTCGATGCTAAGGAGATACAAATCTGATCCCTCACATATCTTATTGGCAGAGACCATTGATAtataa